TAGTCCGCGGGAAGAGTCGCTAGTCTCACTGACCTGTTCGTATGACTGGACATCAACCCCGTACATGGCTTGAATCTGGTCAAGGGCATTATCAAAAAAAAGGCTGTATTGGGTGGGCAGGTTTGCAGCTATTTGGCTAACCGTAACTACTGAGGCATAATCGAGATCCGCACCATCTGCACACAACCACTCAGGGTCGCATTTCTCTGGCTGGCATTTGCGCTCAGGGCACTCCTCACGAATCCAGCCAGGATCACTCCTGTCAACGATATAAGCATAACCAAAGTGATAGTTGCCGTCAGTCCACACCGGGGCGAGAGCAACTTCTTGACTACCCAGATGATAAGGCCCTGCGCCTTCCAACTCGTCTTTGCTCGGCGCACTAACCCCGAGCATGTCAGCTACCGATTCCATAGCACGGTGTTGGCTCAGCTTTTCTAGATCCGTGCCTGGTGAACCGAAACGTCCCGCAATGCCAATTGCACCTTTGGCGTCTTCGCCGTAGGGAGAACTCAACCAACACGGCTCATCGGCATAGCTAAAGTCCTCATCATCAGCCGGGTGCTGCTGCGTCCCTGAACACCCCCCCTGTAACAACACCAAGAGCACTACGAGTGCTAATGGCAAAGCGCCTAAACCTCCATAGAGGGGTTGCAGATGGCGCGTTAGGGAATTTCTTACAAGCCCCCGATTGCTATGGTACCCCTGACAAAGGCACCACTCCCCCCGCCTAGGTGACATGGCCATTCCTCTAAAACTCTCTGTACGCCTCAGTCCTGCTCGCCACGTTTACCAGGTAGTTGCGTGTCTCTTCGTACGGCAGATCCTCAAGCATCCGTTCATAAACCTCTTCGGGCTCCATACTGTTTATAACCTCTGCAGCTTCGGCAACGTTTGTACCGTCTACAAAAGTCCTAGCTACATTACCCGCCCCGGTGTTATATGCGGCTATAACTGCATACATCCTGCTTTCAGGGTCTTCAATGCTTGATAGATGTGAAGACTCGAGTATGTCCAAGTAGGCCGCCCCCGCTTGGATATTATTCTCAGCGTTATATAAGTAATCAGGCGATAACAGGCGTGGCTCGCCATAAACCTGCTGCGCTATGTCTTTGCCCGCGGTCTCCGGCACAATCTGCATCAAGCCATAAGCGGGAATATGGGACCGAGCCATCGGGTTGAAGCTGCTCTCGCTGTGCATAATTGCCATCATTAAGGCCTCATCCACCCCATACTCCTGGGCTTCACGCTCGATTTGAGCACGATATTCCTCGGCTTTATCACTCGGCCTTTTCTCTGGCATAGGCACAGACATTGATATAACTCCGCGTGAATCGTCGCCTTTAGGCTCTTCCCGCTCCTCCACCTCTGCCTTCTCAATCATCCGCTCGGCGTCTTCGGGAGAGATCTCATTGAGTACCCTTTCATTGCCTGCCGATGTCGGCGCACCATCACCCAGGTCTACCTTTTCTTGAGTTCTCTGCGTAACCTCATCGCCTTCGTAGGCCTCATCCATGGTCCGGTTAAGCAAGTCATCGAACTTGAGCATTAACCCCTCAGCACCTTCATCTTCGGGCACATCAACGGTGATCTCGTTCTCTTCATAGTCGACTACCGAGCGCGAGCTTTGATCCTCGCTGTATTCAACCCAGCGGTGGCGATCGCTTACCTGGGGATCCTCCCACTGCGAGCGCAGCTCTTCCTGATATGCCTCGAACTCTTCATGAAATGTATCTTGGAATTCTTGGAAGGACTCCCGGAACTCGTCCCGATGATCCTCAAACGCCTGCTGTCTTTCCTGCTGAAATTCCTCGAAGCGATCCTCAACAGACCAAGTCAGAATCGGCACCGAACACAAGACCATCCCCGCCCCTATAAGGATATAGTTAGCTCTCATCCCAACACCTATCTATTTCCTGCACGGTCTCAATGGCTATCCTACCTTCGAGTTCATAAATGGCACAAGGGGGAACCTCTACAAACTTCGCCGGCGCCACCATCCACCCCGGTGTGGAGATCTTGGCGCCAGGGATGGCGCCATGAAGCCTCCAGGGATGGATTCACGGCGTCCTCCACACCGGGGCGGATGGTAGCGCCGGCGAAGTTTATAGAGGCCACCAAGGGGCAGGGATATAATTCGATCTGGCTGCTGTGTAAGCGGCAGGGAAAAGGCAACAAAAACCTTCTTCTGCATACATATAATAGGATACTGCGTGGTACAATATTTAGTATCGCGCAGTATCCAGAGCTTCACCATCGCACAGCTCAGAGTGGCAAATTTTAGTAACCCGAACCAAAGCCACTCTTAAATCTAATTAGTCTGGACAGGCAATAGCTACGCTGACCTCAGTTGCCCAGTTGCCTATCCATCCTGTTCAACGCCTCTTGGCTCATGAATTGCTCACGCATTTCCCCTTGAGTAAACACTTCCTTATCAGCGCCGGCGGCTGATGCCACCTCATCCAGAATAGCATTAACGCTCGATTGGCCAATTGCCATCATCGAACAGAATTCACTGTTGCCATTAGGCATGGTTACATAATCACCCTTGATACGGACTGATCCCCGCAATTCTTGCTCGATAACACCCCTGGTTACCTCTTCAAAATGGGCTCCTGTAGTGATCTCTCCGTCCGTCTCAATGGTCCGCTCGTACTGCTCCGCCATTGACTGAATCTGTATGCCCATCTGCGCTGCTAGTTGCTGCCTTGCCTGCAAATCGGCTCTACTTTGATCACGGCTAAAGCTATTCGCCGTTGCTACGCAAGCTGTTGCTGCCAGACCATCTTCCGCAAATGGCTGTGTTACCCAGGATGGAAGACTGGCAAGGTCTACATCATCTTGCTGATCCTCTGGAGTACTACCGCACCCTGAAACCACGGCAAGTGGCAATGATATCAGTAGAGCAGACAAAAATTTTCTGTTCATAAAACAGTTCCTCAAGATACAATAATTCTAATTACGCTAAACTGTTATAGTACGCGTTCTGATACGACTCCAACTAATCTCTTCCCTCCTCAAAAGTTACGATATGCCTCAGTACGACTAGCAACGTGCACAAGATAATTTCTGGTCTCATCGTAAGGAAGATCGGCTAGCAGGCGCTCATATACCTCGTGCGGAGTGAGATCGTTGATAACTCTAGCTGCTGCCCGTATATTACGACCATCAACAAAAGCCCTAGCAACATTGCCTGCACCCGTATTGTATGCGGCTATTACGGCATACATCCTGCTTTCAGGGTCTTCTATTGCTGAAAGATAGCTGTAAAAGAGAATATTCAAGTAGACAGCGCCAGCTTGAATATTATTTTCAGGGTTGTACAAGTATTCTGGAGAGAGAAGCTTCATCTCGCCATAAACACGCTGTGCCACGTCTTTACCTGCAGTCTGCGGGACAATCTGCATCAACCCGAACGCTGGTATATGCGAACGCGCCATTGGATTGAAACTACTTTCGCTATGCATGATAGCGATCATCAGGGCTTCCTCAACTTCGTAGCGCTCCGCGTGGCGCCTGATCTGCTCGCGAAACTCCTCCACTTTGCGGCTAGGGCGCTGCTCCGGCATGGGCACTGTAAGTGATATAACGCTGCGGCTCTCTTCGCCCTTAGGCTCTTCACGCTCTTCAAGCTCAGCCTGGGAGATCATCTCATCGAGATCTTCAGGTTTTATCTCACTGAGGACCCGCTGATCACTTGCAGCCTCTGGGGCATCTTCGCCTAGACCAACTCGCTGCTGAGTACGCTGGGTAACTTCATCTCGATCATAGGCCTCATCCATGGTGCGCCCCAACAGATCATTAAGATGGGACAAAACCCCCTGAGTCCCAGCTTCTGAAGGGACATCGATGGTTATGCTATTTTCCTCATAATCCACCACCGTCCTTGAGCTCTGATCATCGCTATACTCAACCCAGCGATGTCTATCGCTTATCCGAGGCTCGCGCCAATTTGCCCGGAGCTCCTCCTGATAGGCTGCAAACTCTTCATGAAAGGCGTCCTGAAACTCCTGAAAGGCCTCTTGAAAATCACTTTGATGTTGCTCAAATGCTTGTTGGCGCTGCTGCTGAAAACGCTCGAAAGCACTTACTTCAGACCACGCAAGCATCGGCACCGTGACAAGACTGACCGCCACCCCAAAACCTAAACCGATTAGGCCGTACCGAGCCATACCCACCCTCCTCACATAACACGGTTATAACTTATCAAGACAGATAATAGCGCGAAAATTATGGGGCCGCTACAGTTTTATAAAATAAATACTGCATTCCACGCCGGGGCCACCGGATAGCCCAGGGGGGTCTCGGAGCCCCCCCCCCTAATAGCGCTACTGGCAATACTTTTAGCGCTTCTTCTTTGGGATCAAATCAGTCAACGTGCCTGCCGCAGCTTCGGCAGCCATAGCAACCGTCTCGGAAAGGGTAGGATGGGGGTGTACCGTCAAACCGATATCGTGGGCTTCGGCGCCCATCTCAATGGCTAGGACCACCTCGGCGATTAGCTCGCCAGCACCGGGGCCGACGATGCCACCGCCGATAACGCGGCCGCTTTCTGAGTCGAAGAGAAGTTTTGTTAAGCCGTCACCACCCCCCAGAGATAACGCCCGGCCGTTAGCTGCCCAAGGGAACATCCCTTTTTCATAGTTGATCCCTTGCGCTCGTGCTTGCTCCTCAGTCAACCCTACCCAAGCCACTTCCGGGTCAGTATAGGCAACCGAAGGTATAGCCCTAGCATCCCAGGCACTGCGCTCACCACTGCAGACTTCTGCTGCTATCTTGCCTTCGTGCACAGCCTTATGCGCCAGCATCGGCTGCCCGACCAAATCACCTATAGCGTAGATATGCGCCGCAGCGGTGCGCATATGCTCATCGACTGCGATAAATCCTTGCTCATCAACACTCAAACCGGCCTCGGCAAGGCCAATGCCGTGCCCATTCGGGCTCCTACCAACCGCCACCAGCACCTTATCAAATCGCTCACTACTCTCTCCTTCGCTGCCCTCCATGGCTACAGTTAGCGATTTCTTATTGGCCTTTATCGCGGTAACTTTGGTATTTAGATAAATCGAATCGCAGCGCTTATCGAGGCTTTTGCGTAAAACCTTAACCAAATCCTTATCTACCCCCGGTAGCAGCCGGTCAGCCAATTCTACTACGGTAACCTTAGAGCCGAGCCCGCTGTAAACCGAGGCCATTTCAAGGCCAATAATCCCGCCCCCTATGACCAAGAAGCGCTCCGGGATCTCGTCTAACTGCAAAGCTCCCGTCGAATCGATAATCCGCTCGTCGCCCATATCAATCCCGGGCGGCACCACCGGGCTTGAGCCTGTAGCCAAGATGCACTGGCGGAAACTTAGAGTTCGCGTCTCCCCTTGTCCCTCAACGTGGAGGCTGTGCGAATCGAGCAATCTCCCCCGACCGGTGACCACCTCAACCTTACGTTGCTTAGCCAACCCGGCCAAGCCATCGGTAAGTTGCTTAACGACACTGCGTTTCCATGCGTTGAGTTGATCTAGATTTACCTTCGGCTTGCCGAAGCTGATTCCGTGCTCCCCCATCTGTTCGGCCTCGTCCTTGACCTTGACAGCATGGAGCAGGGCCTTCGACGGTATACAGCCGACATTCAAACAGACTCCGCCGAGGACTGGGTACTGATCAACCAAGATGACTTTCAGCCCCAAGTCAGCGGCGCGGAAAGCGGCAGAGTAGCCACCCGGCCCCGCACCGAGGACTAACAGATCGCAATCAGGGTTCGCCGGCGTCTCACCTGCCGCCGGCGCCGGCTCCTGGCCACTCGCCACGCTACTGCTGGCTTGTCCTGAGGCGCTCTCCGCCCCCTGATCGCTAGTAACTGGCTTAGCACCAGCATCGGCACCAGTGTCGATGTCGGTATCGGTCGCTGCTTCTGCCTCCAAGGTTAAGATTACACTGCCTTGTGAGACACGGTCACCAACACCTACTTGGAGCTCCTTCACAACTCCTGCAGCACTAGCCGGCACCTCCATGCTTGCCTTGTCCGACTCTAAGGTAATCAGTGGCTGTTCGTGCTCGATGCGATCTCCCGGAGCGACTAACACCTCGATTATTTCCACATCCTCGAAATCGCCAATATCCGGTACTTTAAGCTGTTGCTCTGCCATCACTGCCTATCCTTTAATCCTATAAGGAACCCCTAATCCCCCCAGGGGCCCAATTGGTTGCCCAAGGTGGAGGTCTTGGCGCCAAGGATGGCGCCATGAAACCTCCAGGGATGGATTCAGGCGTCCTCCACCCTGGGGCAGCCGACTGGGCTTTCCGAGGGAGTTTTTAGCGGCGCTCTATAGGAAACCGCTAAAACCCACAACGCTTAGAGGCGCCCTAAAGCACCAACCGGCGCAGATCTCCCAAAACCTTCGCCAAAAAGTTAGTAAAGCGCGCCGCCATCGCCCCGTCGATCACTCGATGATCGTAAGAGAGTGACAACGGCAACATTAATCGGGGCTCGAATTCTTTGCCGTTCCAAACCGGCTTAGTAGCTGAACGCGATGCGCCTAGAATCGCCACCTCGGGGGCATTAACGATGGGTGTAAAGGCAGTCCCGCCAATGCCACCGAGGCTGGAAATAGTGAAACAGCCACCTTGCATATCGGCGGAAGAGAGCTTGCCCTGGCGGGCCTTTTGCGAGATCTCACCTAATTCAGCAGCAATCTCCATTACCCCCTTACCATCAACTCCACGCAGTACCGGCACTACTAAGCCATCCGGTGTATCGACAGCAACACCGATGTTGCAGTACTTCTTGACGATTAGCTCCTGGCCGTCCGCAGCCAAACTGGAGTTAAACCGTGGCATCTCGTGCAGGGCAGCGCTCACCGCCTTAACCAGAAACGCCAGCGGGGTGAGCTTGACCCCGCGGTTTTCCGCTTCTGGCTGCATAGATTTACGAAACGATTCCAACTCGGTGATATCCGCCTCATCGAACTGAGTGACGTGGGGAACATTGAGCCAGCTGCGGTGCAAATGGGGGCCCGAGAGGCGCTGAATCCGGGTCAATGGTACCCTCTCGACCTCGCCAAACTGGCTAAAATCTATCTCTGGTAGCGGCGGAATTGCCCCACTTGCGGTGCCTTCTGCAGCTGGCCCTGGTGCTGCACTAGTTGCTGCCGCTTGCTGCATTGTCTGCTTAACAAAGGCCTGGACATCGTCTTTGCGAATCCTACCGTAGCGCCCGCTCCCGCTGACCAGGCCAAGATCGACCCCCAGCTCGCGGGCGTAGCGGCGTACCGCTGGGCTAGCGTGGGCGGCACGATGCCGCTCGCGATCGATGCGTGCGTCACTCGCGCCCGCAGCCTCAGAAGCCGGAGCAGCAGCGCTCGATTCTGGTGACGCTGCAACCTCCGCTTGAGGGGTAGCGGCAGCACCTGCCGAAGCGCTCTCCTCCGCGGCACTAGGTGTCGCCGCCGCCTGCTCACTGGCCCCGGTAGCGGCCTGGCCACTATCAACGGTGGCTGAATCCTGAGACTCGGCAGCAGCCGCAGTATCCAGGGTAAGAATGACGCTGCCCTCCGAGACGCGGTCCCCCACCCCGACGTGGAGCTCTTGGACTACGCCACCGGCGCTCGACGGCACTTCCATGCTCGCCTTATCCGATTCCAGTGTGATCAGCGATTGCTCCGGGGCAACCACATCCCCCGGAGCAACCAACACCTCGATGATTTCTACATCTGCAAAATCGCCGATATCAGGGACCTTGACTTGTTCAACTGCCACGGTCACACCTCCCACGGATTAGCGGCATCAGTGGCAAGTCCATACTCTTTCACGGCCTGTCCTACCTTAGCCGCATCAATCTCACCCTGCTCAGCCAGCGCCCACAATGCCGTCGTCGTGATCTGGTAGCGATCAACCTCAAAGAAGCGGCGCAGACTCTCGCGAGTATCCGAACGCCCGAAACCATCGGTCCCCAGCACCCAGTAGGGCCGATCAATATACGGCCTAACCTGCTCGGCGTAGGCGCGGACATAATCGGTCGCGGCGACAGCAGGTCCCGTATAATCGGCCAAGCACTGCTCGATATAGGGGCGTGCAGCTTTGCTAGCGCCGTGCAAGCGCTGCTGACGCTGACAGCTCATGCCGTCTCGAGCCAGCTCAGTAAATGATGGACAACTCCAAATGTCGGCCTGCACCCCCCAGTCGTCTTCAAGCAGCTGCGCCGCTGCCATCACTTCGCGCATGATACTTCCGGAACCGAGCAGCTGAACCCGCGGCGCATCAGACGCAGCATCACCGTGGCTAAAGCAGTACATGCCGCGCAGGATGCCCTCCTCGACCCCCTGCGGTAACGCCGGCTGCGGGTAGTTTTCGTTATATATAGTGATATAGAAGAAGACATTATCCTGATCGGCAAACATCCGCTGCATACCGCCTTGGAGAATAACCGCAAGCTCATAAGCAAAGGCCGGATCGTAGCTGATGCAGTTAGGAATAGCCGAAGCCAAAAGGTGGCTATGGCCATCCTGGTGCTGCAGCCCCTCGCCGTTGAGCGTAGTCCGGCCTGCGGTGCCGCCCATTAAGAAGCCGCGCGCCTGGATATCGCCCGCCGCCCAAATAAGATCCCCGACACGCTGGAATCCGAACATTGAGTAGAAGATATAGAATGGGACCATATTAACGCCGTGATTAGCGTAAGCCGTAGCAGCGGCTATCCAGGTCGACATAGCCCCCGCTTCGTCGATCCCCTCTTCCAAGATCTGACCCTTCTTATCCTCTTTATAAAACATCAATTGATCGGCATCCTCGGGCTCGTAGAGCTGCCCGACCGAGGAGTAGATGCCAAGCTGACGAAATAGCCCCTCCATACCGAAGGTGCGCGCCTCATCCGGGACTATCGGTACGATATTCTGACCAACATTCTTATCCCGCGTCAGTGCCGTCAGGGCACGGACAAAGGCCATTGTGGTCGACTGCTCGCGATCGCCACTGCCCTCAAGCAGGGCCTTAAACGTATCCAGCTGCGGAACCTCTAGCGCCGGCGCCCGCTGCACTCGCTGCGGCAGGTAACCACCGAGGGCTCGGCGGCGCTCGTGCAGGTAGCGAATCTCCGGGGCATCATCATCCGGCTTGTAGAACGGCGTCTCTTTAAGCTGCTCATCTGGGATGGGAATCTCGTAGTGATCGCGAAACTTACGCAGCGCGCTCTCGCCCATCTTCTTTTGCTGGTGAGTAATGTTCTGGCCCTCACCAGCCTCACCCATGCCGTAACCCTTGACTGTCTTCGCTAAGATGACCGTCGGCTGACCGGTGTGATTGACTGCGGCGTGGTAGGCGGCATAGACCTTATGCGGATCGTGGCCACCGCGGTTAAGGCGGTAGATGTCGTAGTCCGACATGCCCGCGACCATCTGCTCTAGCTCGGGATACTTAGCAAAGAAGTGCTTGCGCGTATAGTCGCCGCCGCGAGCCTTGAACGCCTGATACTCGCCGTCGACGCACTCCTCCATGCGCTGCTGCAACAGCCCGGTGTGATCCATCTCCAGCAGCGGATCCCAGCGCGACCCCCAAATGACCTTGATGACGTTCCAGCCAGCGCCGCGAAACTCGCCTTCAAGTTCCTGAATAATCTTACTATTGCCGCGCACCGGACCATCTAGGCGCTGTAGGTTGCAGTTAACGACAAAGATCAAATTATCCAAGTTTTCGCGCGCGGCGGTATCGATTGAGCCGAGAGATTCAGGCTCATCCATCTCGCCATCGCCCATGAAGGCCCAGACCTTGCGCCCCGAGGTGTCACGGATACCCCGATCGTGCATATAGCGCATGAACCGGGCCTGTTGCACAGCTTGAATCGGCCCCAGCCCCATAGATACGGTGGGGAATTGCCAAAAGTCCGGCATCAGCCACGGATGCGGGTAAGAACTGACCCCCTGACCATCGACGTCGCGCCGGAAGTTGCTGATTTGCTCTTCACTCAATCGCCCTTCGAGGAAGGCCCGGGCATAGATACCTGGTGCAGAGTGGCCTTGAATAAAGACCATATCGCCATCTTGTTCGGCATTAGGCGCCCGCCAAAAGTGGTTAAAGCCGATTTCGTAAAGCGTGCAGGCCGATGCATAGCTAGCGATATGGCCGCCGATACCATCATTTTGACGATTGGCATTGACCACCATAGCGATAGCATTCCAGCGCACCAGCGAGCGGATGCGCCACTCTAGGTGGTGATCGCGATACTCCGGTGGGCGGGCCTCAAGGTGGCGGGGAATGGTATTGATGTAGCCTGTGGTGGCCTTAAACGGTAAGTGGCCGCAGCGCCGGCGACCTTTCTCTACCAACTTCTCGAGTATGAAGTGGGCCCTCTCTGGCCCTTCGTTATCGATTACAGCATCCAGGGCCTCAAGCCACTCTTGGATCTCCTCCGGATCGGGATCGTCGTGCAACTGCGGTATAGCAGCCATACATCACCTCTTGGCTAAGAGACGCTGATTAGCCGCCCCGCAAGCCGCACGGAGTGCAGCTCGCAGGGCTTTAGCGGCTAATAAAGGTTAGCTGACTTTGGGGTCGAGCTCACCGGATTCATAACGCTCGAACATCACCGCCGTTGACAGCGGCTTGATCTTAGAGGCCATGCCGGCTGAACCGAAGGCCTCATAACGAGCCTTACAGATCTCCTTCATGGCATCGGTGGAGGCCTGGAGGAACTTGCGTGGGTCGAAGTTCGACTTGTTCTCGGCTAGGTGTTTGCGGACTGCACCAGTCGAGGCCAGGCGCAAGTCGGTGTCGATGTTTACCTTGCGCACCCCGTTCTTGATCCCCTCCTGGACCTCTTCTACTGGCACACCGTAGGTCTCGGGGATCTCCCCGCCGTACTGGTTAATGATCTCCAGCCACTCTTGCGGGACTTGCGACGAACCGTGCATAACCAGGTGGGTATTCGGCAGGCGCTGGTGGATCTCTTTAATCCGGCTGATCGCCAGGATGTCGCCCGTCGGTGGGCGGGTAAACTTATAGGCACCATGGCTCGTGCCGCAGGCGATCGCTAGGGCATCGACGTGGGTGTCACGGACGAACTGAGCCGCCTCTTCCGGATCGGTCAGCAGCTTATCCTTGTCCATCTTGCCTTCGGCGCCGACGCCATCCTCTTTGCCGGCCTCACCAGTCTCAAGCGAACCGAGCACGCCGATTTCGCCCTCAACCGATACACCACCGGCATGGGCCATCTCGACGGTGCGCCGGGTGACGTTAACATTGTAATCGTAATCCGCCGGGGTCTTGCCGTCTTCGCGCAGCGAGCCGTCCATCATCACCGAAGTAAATCCGGATTGAATGGCGCGCATGCACATCCCCGGATTAGCGCCGTGGTCGAGGTGAACAACCAACGGCACCTCGGGATAATTCTCCACTGCCGCCTCCATCAAGTGGCGGTAGAAGGGCACACCGGCGTACTTGCGTGCACCGGCCGAAGCCTGCACGATTGCCGGACTATCACACTCCTTTGCCGCCTCCATAATGGCGTGCAGCTGCTCCATATTATTGGCGTTAAAGGCTGGCATCCCATAGCCGTTCTCAGCAG
This Halorhodospira halochloris DNA region includes the following protein-coding sequences:
- the lpdA gene encoding dihydrolipoyl dehydrogenase, coding for MAEQQLKVPDIGDFEDVEIIEVLVAPGDRIEHEQPLITLESDKASMEVPASAAGVVKELQVGVGDRVSQGSVILTLEAEAATDTDIDTGADAGAKPVTSDQGAESASGQASSSVASGQEPAPAAGETPANPDCDLLVLGAGPGGYSAAFRAADLGLKVILVDQYPVLGGVCLNVGCIPSKALLHAVKVKDEAEQMGEHGISFGKPKVNLDQLNAWKRSVVKQLTDGLAGLAKQRKVEVVTGRGRLLDSHSLHVEGQGETRTLSFRQCILATGSSPVVPPGIDMGDERIIDSTGALQLDEIPERFLVIGGGIIGLEMASVYSGLGSKVTVVELADRLLPGVDKDLVKVLRKSLDKRCDSIYLNTKVTAIKANKKSLTVAMEGSEGESSERFDKVLVAVGRSPNGHGIGLAEAGLSVDEQGFIAVDEHMRTAAAHIYAIGDLVGQPMLAHKAVHEGKIAAEVCSGERSAWDARAIPSVAYTDPEVAWVGLTEEQARAQGINYEKGMFPWAANGRALSLGGGDGLTKLLFDSESGRVIGGGIVGPGAGELIAEVVLAIEMGAEAHDIGLTVHPHPTLSETVAMAAEAAAGTLTDLIPKKKR
- the fba gene encoding class II fructose-bisphosphate aldolase (catalyzes the reversible aldol condensation of dihydroxyacetonephosphate and glyceraldehyde 3-phosphate in the Calvin cycle, glycolysis, and/or gluconeogenesis); the encoded protein is MAMITLRQLLDHAAENGYGMPAFNANNMEQLHAIMEAAKECDSPAIVQASAGARKYAGVPFYRHLMEAAVENYPEVPLVVHLDHGANPGMCMRAIQSGFTSVMMDGSLREDGKTPADYDYNVNVTRRTVEMAHAGGVSVEGEIGVLGSLETGEAGKEDGVGAEGKMDKDKLLTDPEEAAQFVRDTHVDALAIACGTSHGAYKFTRPPTGDILAISRIKEIHQRLPNTHLVMHGSSQVPQEWLEIINQYGGEIPETYGVPVEEVQEGIKNGVRKVNIDTDLRLASTGAVRKHLAENKSNFDPRKFLQASTDAMKEICKARYEAFGSAGMASKIKPLSTAVMFERYESGELDPKVS
- the aceF gene encoding dihydrolipoyllysine-residue acetyltransferase, translating into MAVEQVKVPDIGDFADVEIIEVLVAPGDVVAPEQSLITLESDKASMEVPSSAGGVVQELHVGVGDRVSEGSVILTLDTAAAAESQDSATVDSGQAATGASEQAAATPSAAEESASAGAAATPQAEVAASPESSAAAPASEAAGASDARIDRERHRAAHASPAVRRYARELGVDLGLVSGSGRYGRIRKDDVQAFVKQTMQQAAATSAAPGPAAEGTASGAIPPLPEIDFSQFGEVERVPLTRIQRLSGPHLHRSWLNVPHVTQFDEADITELESFRKSMQPEAENRGVKLTPLAFLVKAVSAALHEMPRFNSSLAADGQELIVKKYCNIGVAVDTPDGLVVPVLRGVDGKGVMEIAAELGEISQKARQGKLSSADMQGGCFTISSLGGIGGTAFTPIVNAPEVAILGASRSATKPVWNGKEFEPRLMLPLSLSYDHRVIDGAMAARFTNFLAKVLGDLRRLVL
- the aceE gene encoding pyruvate dehydrogenase (acetyl-transferring), homodimeric type, producing MAAIPQLHDDPDPEEIQEWLEALDAVIDNEGPERAHFILEKLVEKGRRRCGHLPFKATTGYINTIPRHLEARPPEYRDHHLEWRIRSLVRWNAIAMVVNANRQNDGIGGHIASYASACTLYEIGFNHFWRAPNAEQDGDMVFIQGHSAPGIYARAFLEGRLSEEQISNFRRDVDGQGVSSYPHPWLMPDFWQFPTVSMGLGPIQAVQQARFMRYMHDRGIRDTSGRKVWAFMGDGEMDEPESLGSIDTAARENLDNLIFVVNCNLQRLDGPVRGNSKIIQELEGEFRGAGWNVIKVIWGSRWDPLLEMDHTGLLQQRMEECVDGEYQAFKARGGDYTRKHFFAKYPELEQMVAGMSDYDIYRLNRGGHDPHKVYAAYHAAVNHTGQPTVILAKTVKGYGMGEAGEGQNITHQQKKMGESALRKFRDHYEIPIPDEQLKETPFYKPDDDAPEIRYLHERRRALGGYLPQRVQRAPALEVPQLDTFKALLEGSGDREQSTTMAFVRALTALTRDKNVGQNIVPIVPDEARTFGMEGLFRQLGIYSSVGQLYEPEDADQLMFYKEDKKGQILEEGIDEAGAMSTWIAAATAYANHGVNMVPFYIFYSMFGFQRVGDLIWAAGDIQARGFLMGGTAGRTTLNGEGLQHQDGHSHLLASAIPNCISYDPAFAYELAVILQGGMQRMFADQDNVFFYITIYNENYPQPALPQGVEEGILRGMYCFSHGDAASDAPRVQLLGSGSIMREVMAAAQLLEDDWGVQADIWSCPSFTELARDGMSCQRQQRLHGASKAARPYIEQCLADYTGPAVAATDYVRAYAEQVRPYIDRPYWVLGTDGFGRSDTRESLRRFFEVDRYQITTTALWALAEQGEIDAAKVGQAVKEYGLATDAANPWEV
- a CDS encoding transglycosylase SLT domain-containing protein, with the translated sequence MRANYILIGAGMVLCSVPILTWSVEDRFEEFQQERQQAFEDHRDEFRESFQEFQDTFHEEFEAYQEELRSQWEDPQVSDRHRWVEYSEDQSSRSVVDYEENEITVDVPEDEGAEGLMLKFDDLLNRTMDEAYEGDEVTQRTQEKVDLGDGAPTSAGNERVLNEISPEDAERMIEKAEVEEREEPKGDDSRGVISMSVPMPEKRPSDKAEEYRAQIEREAQEYGVDEALMMAIMHSESSFNPMARSHIPAYGLMQIVPETAGKDIAQQVYGEPRLLSPDYLYNAENNIQAGAAYLDILESSHLSSIEDPESRMYAVIAAYNTGAGNVARTFVDGTNVAEAAEVINSMEPEEVYERMLEDLPYEETRNYLVNVASRTEAYREF
- a CDS encoding transglycosylase SLT domain-containing protein translates to MARYGLIGLGFGVAVSLVTVPMLAWSEVSAFERFQQQRQQAFEQHQSDFQEAFQEFQDAFHEEFAAYQEELRANWREPRISDRHRWVEYSDDQSSRTVVDYEENSITIDVPSEAGTQGVLSHLNDLLGRTMDEAYDRDEVTQRTQQRVGLGEDAPEAASDQRVLSEIKPEDLDEMISQAELEEREEPKGEESRSVISLTVPMPEQRPSRKVEEFREQIRRHAERYEVEEALMIAIMHSESSFNPMARSHIPAFGLMQIVPQTAGKDVAQRVYGEMKLLSPEYLYNPENNIQAGAVYLNILFYSYLSAIEDPESRMYAVIAAYNTGAGNVARAFVDGRNIRAAARVINDLTPHEVYERLLADLPYDETRNYLVHVASRTEAYRNF